From Prionailurus viverrinus isolate Anna chromosome B2, UM_Priviv_1.0, whole genome shotgun sequence, the proteins below share one genomic window:
- the RNF146 gene encoding E3 ubiquitin-protein ligase RNF146, which produces MMAGCGEIDHSINMLPTNRKANESCSNTAPSLTVPECAICLQTCVHPVSLPCKHVFCYLCVKGASWLGKRCALCRQEIPEDFLDKPTLLSPEELKAASRGNGEYAWYYEGRNGWWQYDERTSRELEDAFSKGKKSTEMLIAGFLYVADLENMVQYRRNEHGRRRKIKRDIIDIPKKGVAGLRLDCDANTVNLARESSADGADSLSAQSGASVQPLVSSVRPLTSVDGQLTSPATPSPDASTSLEDSFAHLQLSGDSIAERSHRGEGEEDHESPSSGRVPAPDTSIEETESDASSDSEDVSALVAQHSLTQQRLLVPNANQTVSDRSGTDLSVAGGGTVSAGVRSRRPDGQCTVTEV; this is translated from the coding sequence GATGGCTGGCTGTGGTGAAATTGATCACTCAATAAACATGCTTCCTACGAACAGGAAAGCGAATGAGTCCTGTTCTAATACTGCACCTTCTCTAACTGTCCCTGAATGTGCCATTTGTCTGCAAACATGTGTTCACCCAGTCAGTCTGCCTTGTAAGCATGTTTTCTGCTATCTGTGCGTAAAGGGAGCTTCATGGCTTGGAAAGCGATGTGCCCTCTGTCGACAAGAAATTCCTGAAGATTTCCTTGACAAGCCAACCTTATTGTCACCAGAAGAACTCAAGGCAGCGAGTAGAGGAAATGGTGAATATGCATGGTATTATGAAGGAAGAAATGGGTGGTGGCAGTATGATGAGCGCACTAGTAGAGAGTTGGAAGATGCTTTTTCCAAAGGTAAAAAGAGCACTGAAATGTTAATTGCCGGGTTTCTGTATGTTGCTGATCTTGAAAATATGGTTCAATACAGGAGAAATGAACATGGACGTCGCAGGAAGATTAAGCGGGATATAATAGATATACCAAAGAAGGGAGTAGCCGGACTTAGGCTGGACTGTGACGCTAATACTGTAAACCTAGCGAGAGAGAGCTCTGCAGATGGAGCGGACAGTCTATCAGCACAGAGTGGAGCTTCTGTTCAGCCTCTAGTGTCTTCTGTAAGGCCCCTAACATCAGTAGATGGTCAGTTAACAAGCCCTGCAACACCATCCCCTGATGCAAGCACTTCTCTGGAAGACTCTTTTGCTCATTTACAACTCAGTGGAGACAGCATAGCTGAAAGGAGTCAtaggggggaaggagaagaagatcATGAATCACCATCTTCAGGCAGGGTACCAGCACCAGATACCTCcattgaagaaactgaatcagatGCCAGTAGTGATAGTGAGGATGTATCTGCGCTTGTTGCACAACACTCCTTGACCCAACAGAGACTTTTGGTTCCTAATGCAAACCAGACAGTATCTGATCGATCAGGAACTGATCTGTCAGTAGCAGGGGGTGGAACAGTGAGTGCTGGTGTCAGATCTAGAAGGCCTGATGGACAGTGCACAGTAactgaagtttaa